A genomic region of Cannabis sativa cultivar Pink pepper isolate KNU-18-1 chromosome 1, ASM2916894v1, whole genome shotgun sequence contains the following coding sequences:
- the LOC115704652 gene encoding endochitinase EP3, translating into MGILKVRNILLLNLTLLAIVAASVVGTIPCGSGTCGDNECCSKFGYCGTDNDYCGANCRAGRCTKNSVSVANIVTQQFFNDIMNKATNGNCPGKRFYSRQAFLSALNSYPNFGRIGSVDDSKREIAAFFAHVTHETGYFCYKEENGNQNDKYCDRSYNEYPCNPRKRYNGRGPLQLSWNYNYGGAGKAHNFDGLNSPEIVANNPVISFKTALWFWMENASPVMEQGFGETIKKINGPECGGRQSAQVKSRVDLYRNYCRQFGVDTGTNLYC; encoded by the exons ATGGGTATCCTAAAAGTGAGAAATATACTATTACTAAACCTAACATTGTTGGCAATTGTAGCTGCAAGTGTTGTTGGTACAATACCATGTGGATCGGGCACATGTGGCGACAACGAGTGTTGTAGCAAATTTGGGTATTGTGGCACAGACAATGACTATTGTGGTGCCAATTGCCGAGCAGGCCGTTGCACAAAAAATAGTGTTTCGGTTGCTAATATTGTCACACAACAATTCTTCAATGATATTATGAATAAGGCCACTAATGGAAATTGTCCCGGCAAGCGCTTCTACTCGAGACAAGCTTTTCTCAGTGCTCTTAATTCGTACCCCAATTTCGGCAGAATCGGCTCTGTCGATGACTCAAAACGAGAGATTGCAGCATTCTTTGCTCATGTCACTCATGAGACTGGTT ATTTTTGCTACAAGGAAGAGAATGGAAACCAAAATGACAAGTATTGCGATAGGAGTTATAATGAGTATCCATGCAACCCTAGGAAGAGATACAATGGTCGCGGTCCACTCCAACTATCATGGAACTACAATTATGGAGGAGCCGGGAAAGCTCACAACTTCGATGGGTTAAATTCTCCTGAAATAGTGGCCAATAATCCTGTAATTTCCTTTAAAACAGCCTTGTGGTTTTGGATGGAGAATGCTAGTCCTGTTATGGAGCAAGGGTTTGGAGAaaccattaaaaaaattaatggaCCCGAATGTGGTGGTAGACAATCTGCCCAAGTTAAATCTCGGGTTGACTTGTACCGAAACTATTGTCGCCAATTCGGTGTTGATACCGGAACAAATCTATACTGCTAG
- the LOC133033571 gene encoding endochitinase EP3-like, with translation MRSILLSLALLATLGFSVVSKTPCGSKTCGNGECCSKYGFCGKGKDYCGANCRGGPCTINDVSVAKIVTPQFFDGIKNKIANQNCPGKKFYTRQAFLVALNSYSHFARIGTLADSKREIAAFFAHVTFETRYFCFKEEIGNRNEKYCDQSYKQYPCNPKKRYDGRGPLQLSWNYNYGGAGKANNFDGLNFPEIVANNPVISFKTALWFWVENVSPVIEQGFGASIRKINRIECGGKQRVKVKARVDLYRNYCRQFGVKPGRNLFC, from the exons ATGAGAAGTATATTACTAAGCCTCGCTTTGTTAGCAACTTTAGGTTTCAGTGTGGTGAGTAAAACACCATGTGGATCAAAGACATGTGGCAATGGTGAGTGTTGTAGCAAATATGGGTTTTGCGGCAAAGGTAAAGATTATTGTGGTGCAAATTGCAGAGGAGGCCCTTGTACAATAAATGATGTTTCGGTTGCTAAAATCGTCACACCACAATTCTTCGATGGAATAAAGAATAAGATTGCTAATCAAAACTGTCCAGGCAAGAAATTCTACACCCGACAGGCTTTTCTCGTTGCTTTGAACTCATATAGTCATTTTGCTAGAATTGGCACTCTTGCTGATTCCAAACGTGAGATTGCAGCATTTTTCGCTCATGTCACTTTTGAGACTCGAT ATTTTTGCTTCAAGGAAGAGATTGGAAATCGAAATGAAAAGTATTGCGATCAAAGTTATAAGCAGTATCCATGTAACCCGAAAAAGAGATACGATGGGCGTGGTCCTCTCCAATTATCATGGAACTACAATTATGGTGGAGCTGGGAAAGCCAACAACTTCGATGGGTTAAATTTTCCTGAAATAGTGGCCAATAATCCTGTCATTTCTTTTAAGACAGCCTTGTGGTTTTGGGTGGAGAATGTTAGTCCTGTCATAGAACAAGGTTTTGGAGCaagtattagaaaaataaatagaatagaaTGTGGTGGTAAACAACGTGTAAAAGTTAAAGCTCGGGTTGACTTGTACCGCAACTATTGTCGCCAATTCGGTGTTAAACCTGGAAGAAATCTTTTCTGTTAG
- the LOC115703673 gene encoding uncharacterized protein LOC115703673, with protein MLKFLSKVRIEFNALDPRTASCLEFLAQCNARKAKESNPACQLLVKRRTDDEPPKIAVTFVNGVEEVFDATSTPAQNIRNMILEKGQHLETEQMFREAGESWPVIIPEEEINQYFPGTKPRKAEEKKQ; from the exons ATGTTGAAGTTCCTATCGAAAGTGAGAATCGAATTCAATGCTTTGGACCCTCGCACTGCCTCCTGCTTGGAGTTTCTTGCTCAGTGCAATGCCCGCAAGGCCAAGGAATCAAACCCTGCTTGTCAACTCCTCGTCAAGCGCCGCACCGACGACGAGCCACCCAAGATCGCCGTAACGTTCGTGAATGGTGTGGAGGAGGTGTTTGATGCCACTTCCACGCCTGCCCAGAACATCAGGAACATGATTCTTGAAAAGGGTCAGCATCTCGAGACTGAGCAGATGTTCCGGGAAGCAGGGGAGTCTTGGCCTGTTATCATTCCTGAGGAAGAGATCAATCAGTACTTCCCGGGAACAAAG CCAAGGAAAGCAGAAGAAAAGAAGCAATAA